The following nucleotide sequence is from Candidatus Hydrogenedens sp..
CATTGCAATAAAATTAGAACCTGAACTCGTTCATCATGTATTAGAAAAGGTACATGGCTTGTTGGAACAATATGCATCAGCATTACTTATTACAGGAATTGATGGTTTGGTTATATTAGAACCTGCATCGGGAATGTTAGATGAAAATGATGCTAATGAGTTTTCTAATAATTATATTAAGAGAATTGTAAATGTAATTAAAGATAAGGGGAAAATCCCTGTTTTGCATAATTGTGGGAGAGTTTTACATCTTGTTGAAAGTCTTTGTGCGACGGAAGTGGAAGTACTCCACGTAGGTTCAGTAACAGAACCTTATGATATTTATCCACGTGTCCCTGAGAATGTTGTTTTGATGGGAAATTTAAATCCAACAGAAACATTTCTACAGGGAGCACCAGAAAAAGTTAGAGAAAACACTATAGCGTTACTCAAAAAAATGTTGGGATATGAACGGTTCGTAATATCATCCGGTTGTGATATTCCACCAGGGACACCTATAGAAAATTTGATAGCGTTTAAAGATGCGGTAATTTCGTTAAAGCAAATCGCTAATAGTGAGTGCAACAAGGAAACATAATATGACACACATTGGTTGGATACGGTTGGGATTGATATTTGTCTTTATATTTTCTCCATTTCTATTATTTGCCCAATCAGATGATGTGGAAATGAAAGATTGGATTGACGCTTCACTATATCGGGATATGAATATTGTTATCCCAGTAAATGCTTCTCCTATTCTCCAACATTCTGCTGAGGTTTTCAAAAAATATTGGGAATTGTGCACATATAGACCTATTAGTAT
It contains:
- a CDS encoding uroporphyrinogen decarboxylase family protein — protein: MTFLDIVKGSKEVLCCPFASFPGTSLTKSTVKENLNNGILQAETIIALQKVCDFDIVFPMMDLTVEAEAFGANINWDIDELPAITGKIIADANDVKFLPIPEIGEGNRLGIFVEACRKLKMEFPNKWVWGYILGPFSVAGRLMGMTEISIAIKLEPELVHHVLEKVHGLLEQYASALLITGIDGLVILEPASGMLDENDANEFSNNYIKRIVNVIKDKGKIPVLHNCGRVLHLVESLCATEVEVLHVGSVTEPYDIYPRVPENVVLMGNLNPTETFLQGAPEKVRENTIALLKKMLGYERFVISSGCDIPPGTPIENLIAFKDAVISLKQIANSECNKET